In a single window of the Ignavibacteria bacterium genome:
- a CDS encoding T9SS type A sorting domain-containing protein gives MKKHISLLTYITALFIVPSMLFAARENGPNYKKRTQYTSQKSSAPDAYVFWINNIIMPFNADGVVADVRVGDIEGGSFQSTDKQFLFSGGFMLSGISHDSVLWSNAVASASRVTDYVKGRVQDPGSDKPGIYVVDRLDPAFGESWQTWKDAVAMGADFYDGDGDGIYSPIDKNGNGLWDSNEDAPDLLGDKTAWTVYNDAVESAQRRWTNVSPQGIDIQQTMFGFRSAGSIGNMLFLRYRIINRGIVDDEMDSVFFAVWADPDLGGSQGYTDDLVGCDTTRNAGFTWNDGPDPTFGVEAPVFMISFFQGPVAYVPGESFTDVNSNGVYDVGTDIPLDTAYNVRGQLLGIDTIPGAKNLGLSSFVNYVQSDPTRGDPNTHIEARNYMVGQLRTGDLLGPCTDSYGSAHGGIPCTSIDSVYWYSGDPVTDYGWIYTTPGDVRQMQNIGPFKLKKDEPIDIVVAYVVGRGSDAKNSVAVGRTIVDLSRKVYDGNFEGAPTPPIVQPKVRTTENTIELLWDTKDQLAFNAQSSVFDYDLRFEAFEVTMYHTNSTARVEGGRENAKVVARFDLANNYQDILVESPSTGERTILIAKGTQIDSGTYATAERGRIRVLIDTDPFTSAQLVKGKPYFISVIGYAVNRNALKQVNPNQTVGAYYLDGGATVQYSANAYSILNSSVNGIRPGVDFNQPYVVGDNAVSLSGGAEGTVTYDEVDKSLITGDEYEVSFFKNNASTKYSMYWRIKNASTNTLLVDSLKDDVRSGNTDAFPMVDGIMIRAVGVDASIKASSYAPYANKWYSNFTNKITGVYYTGRDTGVPGLPEIFPGGYNSTAKFEHLRNIEIRFGVSQKAYRYVKYKTGPTYGKFQYAMAMPVDRDTLANGRKGYLDVPFQVWVKDARYGEERQLACGFLETEQSFRKPNGMWEPDSFSIAGDSGSNEYIVVFNAPYTADTSIEFTGGSFHGVTRWANFQDGWQIPTAWDTTHIGLTPDMLKRANDKYFGGLYIIGLQQKRDTSGNLLSYQSGDKITIPITYPFTPNDTFRIQTKKSGVHLTSSDRRKMFEKVNVYPNPLFAYNPLGSYLGGRTDDPFVTFSNLPEDVTIKIYTLSGTLIRTLTSTDKALGMSSPYLEWDLHNDYGLRVASGMYIAIVSSPNIGEKVLKFAIIMPQKQIQKY, from the coding sequence ATGAAGAAACATATTTCCCTTCTTACGTATATCACTGCACTTTTCATTGTCCCGTCTATGCTCTTTGCAGCAAGAGAAAACGGTCCAAACTATAAAAAGCGCACGCAATATACTTCGCAGAAAAGTTCTGCACCGGATGCGTACGTGTTTTGGATAAACAACATCATTATGCCGTTTAATGCCGATGGCGTTGTTGCCGATGTTCGCGTGGGCGATATTGAAGGCGGTAGTTTTCAATCTACAGATAAACAATTTCTCTTTTCAGGAGGATTTATGCTCAGTGGAATTTCGCACGATTCTGTTCTTTGGTCGAATGCAGTAGCAAGCGCATCACGCGTTACTGACTACGTCAAGGGACGTGTTCAAGACCCTGGTTCCGATAAACCCGGAATTTATGTAGTAGATAGACTTGACCCTGCATTTGGCGAATCGTGGCAAACGTGGAAAGATGCCGTTGCAATGGGTGCTGATTTCTACGACGGAGATGGAGATGGAATCTACAGTCCCATTGATAAAAATGGAAACGGACTTTGGGATTCGAACGAAGATGCTCCTGATTTGCTCGGAGACAAAACTGCGTGGACTGTTTACAACGATGCAGTTGAATCTGCTCAAAGAAGATGGACAAATGTTAGCCCCCAAGGAATTGATATTCAGCAAACAATGTTCGGATTTCGTTCAGCTGGTTCTATTGGCAATATGCTCTTTCTTCGTTATAGAATCATCAATCGCGGAATTGTTGATGACGAAATGGATTCCGTGTTTTTTGCTGTTTGGGCAGATCCGGATTTAGGCGGAAGTCAAGGGTATACAGATGATTTAGTCGGTTGCGATACTACAAGGAATGCAGGATTTACATGGAACGATGGTCCTGATCCAACGTTTGGAGTAGAAGCGCCAGTGTTTATGATTTCGTTTTTCCAAGGTCCTGTTGCTTATGTTCCTGGAGAATCTTTTACCGACGTGAATTCGAACGGTGTCTATGATGTAGGAACGGATATACCATTAGATACTGCGTATAATGTACGTGGTCAACTACTCGGCATAGACACAATTCCCGGAGCAAAAAATCTTGGATTGTCTTCATTTGTCAATTACGTACAAAGCGATCCGACACGCGGGGACCCGAATACTCACATCGAAGCAAGAAACTATATGGTAGGACAACTGCGAACAGGAGATTTACTTGGTCCTTGCACGGATTCGTACGGAAGTGCGCACGGTGGAATTCCTTGTACTTCTATTGATTCAGTCTATTGGTATTCTGGCGACCCTGTAACGGATTACGGATGGATTTATACAACACCCGGTGATGTGCGACAGATGCAAAATATCGGTCCTTTCAAATTGAAAAAAGATGAACCCATTGATATCGTTGTTGCGTATGTTGTTGGTCGCGGTTCTGATGCGAAAAACAGTGTAGCAGTTGGAAGAACTATTGTTGATTTATCGCGAAAAGTTTATGATGGAAATTTTGAAGGAGCGCCAACGCCTCCCATCGTTCAGCCGAAAGTGCGTACAACCGAAAATACCATTGAACTTCTTTGGGATACGAAAGACCAGTTAGCGTTTAACGCGCAAAGTTCAGTGTTCGATTATGATTTGCGTTTTGAAGCATTCGAAGTTACAATGTATCATACGAATTCTACTGCGAGAGTTGAAGGCGGAAGAGAAAACGCAAAAGTTGTTGCGCGGTTTGATTTGGCGAACAATTATCAAGATATCTTGGTGGAAAGTCCGTCTACAGGAGAGCGAACAATACTCATTGCCAAAGGAACGCAAATTGATTCTGGCACCTATGCAACTGCAGAACGTGGAAGGATACGAGTGTTAATTGATACAGATCCATTTACAAGCGCACAACTGGTAAAAGGGAAACCATATTTTATTTCCGTTATCGGATATGCAGTAAACAGAAATGCATTAAAACAAGTGAACCCAAATCAAACAGTTGGTGCGTATTATTTGGACGGAGGAGCAACTGTTCAATACTCTGCAAATGCATATTCCATCCTCAATTCATCAGTTAATGGAATTCGTCCTGGTGTTGATTTCAATCAACCGTATGTCGTTGGAGATAACGCAGTTTCATTAAGCGGTGGTGCTGAAGGAACGGTTACGTATGATGAAGTTGATAAATCGCTCATAACTGGTGATGAGTATGAAGTATCTTTCTTTAAGAACAATGCATCAACGAAATACAGTATGTATTGGAGAATAAAAAACGCTTCGACAAATACGTTGCTCGTTGATAGTTTGAAAGACGATGTTCGTTCTGGCAATACGGATGCGTTTCCAATGGTTGATGGAATAATGATACGTGCAGTAGGTGTTGATGCCAGTATAAAAGCGTCATCGTATGCACCATATGCAAACAAATGGTATAGCAACTTTACGAATAAAATTACCGGAGTGTATTATACAGGAAGAGATACTGGTGTTCCGGGACTTCCTGAAATATTCCCCGGTGGGTATAATTCAACTGCAAAGTTTGAACATTTACGAAATATTGAAATACGATTTGGAGTGTCACAAAAAGCATATCGGTATGTGAAATACAAAACCGGTCCAACGTATGGAAAATTTCAATATGCAATGGCAATGCCAGTAGATAGAGATACGCTGGCGAATGGAAGAAAAGGATATCTTGATGTGCCGTTTCAGGTTTGGGTGAAAGATGCACGTTACGGTGAAGAACGTCAACTCGCATGCGGCTTTTTAGAAACGGAACAGAGTTTTCGCAAACCTAATGGTATGTGGGAACCAGATTCATTTTCCATTGCTGGAGATTCCGGTTCAAATGAATATATAGTAGTTTTTAATGCTCCATATACTGCTGATACGTCAATTGAATTTACCGGTGGAAGTTTTCACGGTGTAACACGCTGGGCAAATTTTCAAGATGGATGGCAAATTCCAACTGCGTGGGATACAACGCATATAGGATTAACTCCGGATATGTTAAAACGAGCGAATGATAAGTATTTTGGTGGCTTATACATTATTGGTTTGCAGCAAAAACGAGATACCAGTGGTAATCTTTTGAGTTATCAATCGGGAGATAAAATAACAATTCCGATTACCTATCCTTTTACCCCGAATGATACATTTAGAATTCAAACGAAAAAGAGCGGGGTGCATTTAACGTCCAGCGACAGAAGAAAAATGTTTGAGAAAGTAAATGTTTATCCTAATCCGCTTTTTGCATATAATCCACTCGGAAGTTATCTTGGCGGAAGAACAGATGACCCATTCGTTACGTTTTCCAATCTTCCGGAAGATGTTACGATAAAGATTTATACGCTTTCGGGAACACTGATTCGCACACTGACTTCAACGGATAAAGCATTAGGAATGTCCTCTCCATATCTTGAATGGGATCTTCATAATGATTATGGATTGCGCGTTGCATCCGGAATGTATATCGCAATAGTTTCTTCTCCCAACATTGGCGAGAAAGTATTGAAGTTTGCAATTATTATGCCACAAAAACAAATTCAGAAATATTAA
- a CDS encoding PorV/PorQ family protein — protein sequence MKHVLLFLTLITLTSSLAVAGDEKRKGTNGADQLLIPVGARSIATGGAFIPSLKGVEAIYYNPAGLCASEKSEAMFSYMSYIADINVSYLAVSANIEDVGAFGLSFKSLDFGDIPQTTIEDPDGKTGSTYSPGYYTLGLTYSKSITDRVSAGFTGKLIHESIMNTSATGAAVDFGVQYRFQNNLSIGVAVKNIGSDMKFVGQDLQTRTEVPGSGVGTGNAMYSPETEPFQIPSFFELGLNYTHDFNTENSLMMGTVFRNNNNLQDQYMYGVEYKVMNVFALRSGYEMVDRNNESNVYGLNFGVGVEYDTENSVRVSFDYAYRSIKDFPTDNHVFTLKLGI from the coding sequence ATGAAGCACGTACTATTATTCCTCACATTGATTACTCTCACTTCTTCTCTTGCAGTAGCAGGAGACGAAAAACGAAAAGGCACAAATGGTGCTGATCAATTACTTATTCCTGTTGGCGCAAGGAGCATCGCAACGGGCGGCGCTTTTATTCCAAGTCTTAAAGGAGTTGAAGCTATTTACTATAATCCTGCAGGATTATGCGCAAGCGAAAAATCTGAAGCGATGTTTAGTTATATGTCATACATCGCCGATATCAATGTTTCCTATCTTGCTGTATCTGCAAATATTGAAGATGTCGGCGCATTTGGTTTAAGTTTCAAATCGCTTGACTTCGGAGATATTCCGCAGACAACCATTGAAGACCCCGATGGTAAAACAGGAAGCACGTATTCTCCTGGTTATTATACGTTGGGACTTACGTACTCAAAAAGTATAACCGACAGAGTAAGTGCTGGATTTACCGGAAAACTTATTCACGAATCAATAATGAATACGTCAGCAACCGGCGCAGCAGTGGATTTTGGAGTTCAATACCGATTCCAAAATAATCTCTCCATTGGTGTCGCAGTTAAAAATATCGGTTCTGATATGAAGTTTGTCGGTCAAGATTTGCAAACACGAACAGAAGTTCCCGGTTCAGGTGTCGGAACAGGTAATGCTATGTATTCACCGGAAACGGAGCCATTTCAAATTCCGAGTTTTTTTGAACTTGGATTAAATTACACGCACGATTTTAACACCGAAAACTCACTGATGATGGGAACTGTTTTTAGAAATAATAACAATCTGCAAGACCAATATATGTACGGTGTTGAATACAAAGTGATGAACGTTTTTGCGCTACGAAGTGGTTACGAAATGGTTGATAGAAACAATGAATCGAATGTTTATGGATTAAACTTCGGCGTAGGTGTTGAATACGATACGGAAAACTCCGTTCGTGTTTCGTTCGATTATGCATATCGTTCGATTAAAGATTTT